A window of the Brassica oleracea var. oleracea cultivar TO1000 chromosome C1, BOL, whole genome shotgun sequence genome harbors these coding sequences:
- the LOC106307170 gene encoding uncharacterized protein LOC106307170, producing MDSTTALVVKVSYGGVLRRFRVPFKANGQLDLDMAALRGKIAALFNLPLDAEFSLTYSDEDGDVVALVDDNDLSDVTNQRLKFLKITVQSNGGVPVNSFASDSSGSSSASVMPDNQNPVSKIQKGFNDVMMAVPNPMRDTISKVYIDLTSKAASSSPVVGELFDCINKLGKLSSPQESSPCSPVAKPGSSGPSLSREVPSTDEKKDASKKTQAGKKPANLKEPVADSTSCGLGASFNECPFSGSTVIDSTPNPTSHNKHARRVCHSKKTNNGDYWASLGVFHKGIRCDGCGVLPITGPRFKSKVKEDYDLCTICFSVMGNEGDYTRMDKPVSAQQLHPFRGLPTPFSNPWLGHVPRPHHGGLHFRCTRPKLDSRFVLDVNVLDGTVVAPSAPFTKIWKMRNNGSLVWPHGTQIVWIGGDRFSSSLSVDLQIPVEGVPINSELDVKVEFVAPESPGRYISYWRMASSNGLKFGQRVWVLIHVDASLKSSVENEFHGLNLNASPEENFAREFSGINVNHVPAQPCSPSVNPGIVKGADVEPEASSGSNIPMKDDLFVGEVEPVVPNTLTPSSSSSSSSFNIIEFPNKPTTVEALGGGSSSAKNIPVPLQEDIEKNDVEITMLKELEEMGFKEIDLNKEILRDNEYNLEQSVDALCGVSEWDPILEELQEMGFCDDVTNKRLLKKNNGSIKGVVMDLLTGEKEKEA from the exons ATGGATTCTACTACTGCACTCGTCGTCAAG GTGAGTTATGGAGGTGTGCTTAGGCGCTTCAGGGTGCCTTTCAAAGCCAATGGACAGCTTGATCTGGACATGGCTGCTCTTAGGGGAAAGATCGCTGCTTTGTTTAACCTCCCTCTGGATGCTGAGTTCTCTCTGACTTACTCTGATGAAGATGGGGATGTGGTGGCCCTTGTTGATGACAACGACCTCTCTGATGTCACGAATCAGCGTCTTAAGTTCTTGAAGATTACTGTGCAGTCGAACGGTGGTGTGCCTGTTAACTCTTTTGCTTCAGATAGCAGTGGGAGTTCATCCGCCTCGGTTATGCCTGATAACCAGAACCCGGTTTCTAAGATCCAGAAGGGTTTCAATGATGTTATGATGGCTGTGCCGAACCCCATGCGTGATACCATTTCCAAGGTGTATATTGACCTTACATCTAAAGCGGCATCTTCTAGCCCTGTGGTTGGTGAGCTGTTTGATTGCATCAACAAGCTCGGGAAGCTCTCAAGTCCTCAGGAAAGTAGCCCTTGCTCTCCTGTTGCTAAGCCTGGCTCGTCAGGTCCTTCTTTGAGCAGGGAGGTTCCTTCCACTGATGAAAAGAAGGATGCATCTAAGAAGACCCAAGCTGGTAAAAAACCTGCGAATTTGAAAGAACCTGTTGCTGACTCAACCTCCTGTGGACTTGGTGCTAGTTTCAACGAGTGTCCCTTCAGTGGCAGTACCGTGATCGATTCCACTCCAAATCCAACGAGCCACAACAAGCATGCCCGTCGTGTATGTCACTCCAAAAAGACCAACAATGGTGATTACTGGGCCTCACTGGGTGTCTTCCATAAGGGCATCCGTTGTGATGGATGTGGCGTTCTTCCAATAACTGGGCCTAGATTCAAGTCTAAAGT CAAAGAAGACTATGATCTTTGCACCATCTGCTTTTCCGTGATGGGCAATGAAGGGGATTACACAAGAATGGATAAGCCCGTCTCAGCTCAACAGCTACATCCCTTTAGAGGACTACCTACCCCA TTTTCAAACCCTTGGTTGGGACATGTGCCGCGACCACACCACGGAGGTTTACATTTCAGGTGTACTCGGCCTAAACTAGACAGTCGCTTTGTCCTTGATGTCAATGTACTTGATGGAACCGTTGTTGCTCCATCTGCTCCATTCACCAAGATCTGGAAAATGAGGAACAACGGTTCGCTGGTGTGGCCGCATGGCACGCAGATCGTTTGGATCGGTGGTGACAGATTCAGCAGCTCTTTGTCAGTTGATTTACAG ATTCCAGTGGAGGGTGTGCCTATCAACAGTGAGCTTGACGTGAAAGTTGAATTTGTTGCACCAGAGTCACCTGGTCGATACATTTCTTATTGGAGGATGGCTTCCTCTAATGGTCTTAAGTTTGGGCAACGTGTTTGGGTGTTGATACAT GTTGATGCATCCTTGAAGAGCTCTGTTGAGAACGAGTTTCATGGACTGAACTTGAATGCCTCTCCTGAAGAAAATTTTGCAAGAGAATTTTCAGGGATCAATGTGAATCATGTTCCAGCTCAGCCTTGCAGCCCCAGTGTTAACCCTGGGATAGTGAAAGGTGCTGATGTTGAACCAGAAGCTTCTTCGGGATCAAACATTCCGATGAAAGATGACCTGTTTGTTGGTGAAGTTGAGCCTGTTGTTCCTAACACTCTTACTCCATCTTCATCTTCGTCTTCGTCATCATTCAACATAATCGAGTTCCCAAATAAGCCTACTACCGTTGAGGCGTTGGGTGGCGGTTCCTCATCTGCAAAGAACATCCCAGTTCCTCTACAAGAGGATATTGAGAAGAACGACGTCGAGATAACCATGCTCAAGGAGCTGGAGGAGATGGGTTTTAAAGAGATTGATCTGAACAAGGAGATCCTGAGGGACAACGAGTACAACTTGGAGCAGTCTGTTGACGCTCTCTGTGGAGTTAGCGAGTGGGATCCTATCCTAGAGGAGCTTCAGGAAATG GGGTTCTGTGATGATGTGACGAACAAGAGGCTGCTGAAGAAGAACAATGGAAGCATTAAAGGCGTGGTGATGGATCTCCTCACTGGGGAGAAGGAGAAGGAGGCTTAG
- the LOC106307182 gene encoding uncharacterized protein LOC106307182, whose translation MRKKREAKDENEEEKKKRIELMKAAAQAWLSHSQTSKSTVLEFEARRKHAFVKGKPSRFKMEALSSTKKHHHHHPSFLDWEYGQSLWDPYEILSVSKKLERALTLEEHTFSADKTIKKKNRDSRNSLRSLFNRSSRRF comes from the coding sequence ATGAGGAAGAAACGAGAGGCTAAAGATGAAAACGAAGAAGAGAAGAAGAAGAGAATAGAGCTGATGAAAGCAGCAGCACAGGCTTGGCTCAGCCACTCCCAAACCTCTAAAAGCACTGTTTTGGAGTTCGAGGCGAGAAGAAAGCATGCTTTTGTCAAAGGTAAACCTTCACGTTTCAAGATGGAGGCCTTATCAAGTACCAAGAAGCATCATCATCATCATCCTTCGTTTTTGGATTGGGAGTATGGGCAATCCTTGTGGGATCCGTACGAGATTCTTTCTGTATCTAAGAAACTGGAACGGGCACTCACGTTGGAAGAGCATACTTTCTCTGCGGATAAGACCATCAAGAAGAAGAATAGGGACAGCAGAAATAGCCTTAGGAGTTTGTTTAATCGTTCGTCGAGGAGATTTTAA
- the LOC106294546 gene encoding pachytene checkpoint protein 2 homolog yields MSTPMEIAEQNPILEPAIHPPHDASMEVSHQNCSQPTIIAEQLGVGEPLAATDPPPPPPAPTPLHETKFLVSVEVCLKPSSTARLEDVQRAVERMLENRSMSYVDGLVLIPPHDLFLVENVQRICICDTEEWVKNNDVLLFWQVKPVVHAFQLTEEGPCEELGPDGQPSSFNEWILPAKEFDGLWESLIYESGLKQRLLRYAASALLFTQKGVNPNLVSWNRIVLLHGPPGTGKTSLCKALAQKLSIRCNSRYPHCQLIEVNAHSLFSKWFSESGKLVAKLFQKIQEMVEEDNNLVFVLIDEVESLAAARKAALSGSEPSDSIRVVNALLTQMDKLKSAPNVIILTTSNITTAIDVAFVDRADIKAYVGPPTLHVRYEILRSCVEELISKGIISSFQGCDGLSIPSFSSLKEKVNANELHDTDTNPWFCKQLVEAAKSCEGLSGRSLRKLPFLAHAALADPHSRDASNFLCAMIETAKREKSEQPE; encoded by the exons ATGAGCACTCCCATGGAGATTGCCGAGCAAAACCCTATACTCGAGCCTGCGATTCATCCTCCTCACGACGCTTCCATGGAGGTCTCTCACCAAAATTGCAGTCAACCAACGATTATCGCCGAGCAATTAGGCGTCGGAGAGCCACTCGCCGCAACCGATCCTCCTCCTCCTCCTCCAGCTCCTACTCCCCTCCACGAGACCAAGTTCCTCGTATCTG TGGAGGTCTGCTTAAAGCCATCAAGCACCGCTCGTCTCGAGGACGTCCAGAGAGCTGTTGAACG GATGCTGGAAAATAGGAGCATGAGCTATGTAGATGGCCTTGTTCTCATACCTCCACACGACTTGTTCCTCGTCGAAAATGTGCAACGTATATGTATTTGTGATACAG AGGAATGGGTGAAGAATAATGATGTTCTCTTGTTCTGGCAAGTTAAGCCTGTTGTCCATGCCTTTCAG TTAACTGAGGAAGGACCGTGTGAGGAACTGGGCCCTGATGGACAACCTTCTAGCTTTAATGAATGGATTCTACCTGCTAAGGAGTTTGATGGCTTATGGGAAAG CTTGATCTATGAATCTGGACTTAAGCAACGGTTACTACGTTATGCCGCAAGTGCTTTGCTGTTCACGCAGAAGGGTGTTAATCCAAATCTCGTTTCTTGGAACAG GATTGTTCTTTTGCACGGACCACCAGGGACTGGCAAAACATCTCTTTGCAAAGCATTGGCTCAAAAGCTTTCAATTCGATGCAACTCCAG ATATCCACATTGCCAATTGATTGAAGTCAATGCTCACTCTCTATTTAGTAAATGGTTCTCTGAAAGTGGCAAGCTG GTTGCCAAGCTTTTCCAAAAGATCCAAGAGATGGTGGAGGAAGATAACAACCTAGTATTCGTATTGATCG ATGAAGTTGAAAGTCTCGCTGCTGCACGGAAAGCTGCATTGTCTGGTTCAGAACCTTCAGATTCCATCCGG GTTGTGAATGCACTACTTACACAAATGGACAAACTCAAATCAGCACCGAATGTGATAATCCTTACAACATCAAATATAACTACTGCTATTG ATGTTGCTTTCGTGGATCGAGCTGACATAAAAGCTTATGTTGGCCCTCCAACTCTTCATGTTCGTTACGAAATATTGAGGTCTTGTGTTGAGGAATTAATAAGCAAAGGGATCATATCAAGTTTCCAG GGCTGTGATGGACTCTCTATTCCAAGCTTTTCGAGTTTGAAAGAAAAGGTGAATGCAAATGAGCTTCATGATACAGATACAAATCCCTGGTTCTGTAAACAATTGGTAGAAGCTGCGAAATCGTGTGAG GGTTTAAGTGGGAGATCACTGAGGAAACTTCCGTTTTTAGCACACGCAGCACTTGCAGATCCACACAGTCGTGATGCAAGTAATTTCTTGTGTGCAATGATAGAGACAGCAAAGAGAGAGAAGTCTGAACAACCTGAATGA
- the LOC106317062 gene encoding high-affinity nitrate transporter 3.2 isoform X1 gives MAVQTFLFASLIIFSSIESNHGATEVSLFTNLENSLEVTAKPTRVGVVWEAGKDIVRITWMLKSSAKVNDDAAFKTVEVKLCYAPISQVDRPWRKTHNELSRDRSCPHKIVSKPYDKIPQSLNWTVDRETPTGTYFIRAYGTDVNGYEVAYGQSSDAEKTTNLFSVEGISGRHTSLDIASICFSVFSFGSLLVFLVKEKRKAKLQQRK, from the exons ATGGCCGTCCAAACTTTCCTCTTTGCTTCACTTATTATCTTCTCATCGATAGAGTCGAACCATGGAGCTACCGAAGTTAGTCTCTTCACCAACCTTGAAAATTCACTCGAGGTCACGGCTAAACCCACAAGGGTTGGTGTAG TATGGGAAGCTGGAAAAGATATAGTGAGAATTACATGGATGCTGAAGTCATCGGCCAAAGTCAATGACGATGCTGCCTTCAAGACCGTCGAAGTGAAGCTTTGTTATGCACCGATCAGCCAAGTTGACAGACCATGGCGCAAGACACATAACGAGCTCTCTAGGGATAGAAGCTGCCCTCACAAGATTGTGTCAAAGCCCTATGATAAGATCCCTCAATCACTCAACTGGACCGTCGACCGAGAGACCCCCACTGGAACTTACTTCATACGTGCCTACGGAACTGATGTAAATGGCTACGAAGTAGCATACGGACAGAGCTCGGACGCGGAAAAGACGACTAATCTCTTTAGCGTCGAGGGTATTAGTGGTCGTCACACGTCGCTCGACATAGCATCCATATGCTTCAGTGTATTCTCCTTTGGTTCTCTGCTAGTCTTCCTTGTTAAGGAGAAGAGGAAGGCCAAGTTACAGCAGCGGAAATGA
- the LOC106317062 gene encoding manganese-dependent ADP-ribose/CDP-alcohol diphosphatase isoform X2: MGSVTTQPLFSFGVIADVQYADIPDGRSFLGTPRYYRNSILVLQKAVQAWNQHGNLKFVINMGDIVDGFCPKDQSLSATKKLVDEFEKFQGPVYHMIGNHCLYNLPRRELLPLLNIPSRDDDYNAYYDFSPTPEYRVVVLDGYDISAVGWPEDHPKTLAALKILDEKNPNSEKNSPEGLVGVERRFVKYNGGVGEKQLEWLDGVLKDATESNQRVIVCGHVPMSPGCASSAALLWNFDEVMSVIHKYDVVKVCLSGHDHKGGYFVDSRGVHHRSLEAALECPPVWEAGKDIVRITWMLKSSAKVNDDAAFKTVEVKLCYAPISQVDRPWRKTHNELSRDRSCPHKIVSKPYDKIPQSLNWTVDRETPTGTYFIRAYGTDVNGYEVAYGQSSDAEKTTNLFSVEGISGRHTSLDIASICFSVFSFGSLLVFLVKEKRKAKLQQRK; encoded by the exons ATGGGTTCTGTAACCACACAACCTCTCTTCTCCTTTGGTGTCATCGCTGACGTCCAATACGCAGACATTCCCGACGGACGTTCCTTCTTAGGCACTCCTCGATACTACAGAAACAGCATCCTCGTCCTACAAAAAGCTGTCCAAGCCTGGAACCAACACGGAAACCTCAAATTCGTCATCAACATGGGTGACATCGTAGACGGGTTCTGTCCCAAGGACCAATCTTTATCCGCCACCAAGAAACTCGTCGACGAATTCGAAAAATTCCAAGGCCCCGTCTACCACATGATCGGCAACCACTGCCTCTACAACCTCCCACGCCGAGAGCTGCTTCCTTTGCTCAACATCCCTTCTCGTGACGATGATTACAACGCTTACTACGACTTTTCGCCTACGCCTGAGTATAGAGTCGTGGTGTTAGACGGGTACGACATCAGTGCCGTTGGTTGGCCTGAGGATCATCCCAAGACGCTCGCTGCGTTGAAGATACTCGACGAGAAGAACCCGAACTCAGAGAAAAACAGCCCCGAGGGGCTTGTTGGTGTTGAGAGGAGGTTTGTTAAGTATAACGGAGGCGTTGGGGAGAAACAGCTGGAGTGGCTGGACGGTGTGCTTAAGGATGCGACGGAGTCGAATCAGAGAGTTATCGTCTGCGGGCATGTGCCTATGAGCCCTGGTTGTGCGTCCAGTGCTGCTTTGTTGTGGAATTTTGATGAGGTGATGAGTGTTATACACAAGTACGATGTTGTTAAGGTTTGTTTGTCGGGGCATGATCATAAAGGTGGATACTTTGTTGATTCTCGTGGGGTTCATCATAGGTCGCTTGAAGCTGCGTTGGAGTGTCCACCGG TATGGGAAGCTGGAAAAGATATAGTGAGAATTACATGGATGCTGAAGTCATCGGCCAAAGTCAATGACGATGCTGCCTTCAAGACCGTCGAAGTGAAGCTTTGTTATGCACCGATCAGCCAAGTTGACAGACCATGGCGCAAGACACATAACGAGCTCTCTAGGGATAGAAGCTGCCCTCACAAGATTGTGTCAAAGCCCTATGATAAGATCCCTCAATCACTCAACTGGACCGTCGACCGAGAGACCCCCACTGGAACTTACTTCATACGTGCCTACGGAACTGATGTAAATGGCTACGAAGTAGCATACGGACAGAGCTCGGACGCGGAAAAGACGACTAATCTCTTTAGCGTCGAGGGTATTAGTGGTCGTCACACGTCGCTCGACATAGCATCCATATGCTTCAGTGTATTCTCCTTTGGTTCTCTGCTAGTCTTCCTTGTTAAGGAGAAGAGGAAGGCCAAGTTACAGCAGCGGAAATGA
- the LOC106309322 gene encoding serine/threonine-protein kinase AFC2 isoform X1 has product MEMERVHEFPHTHMDRRPRKRARLGWDVLPTAPKAQVGMFCGQEIGNLSSFGAPSEISSSSLSVKTVARNDSPPWREDDKDGHYMFELGDDLTPRYKIYSKMGEGTFGQVLECWDRERKEMVAVKIVRGVKKYREAAMIEIEMLQQLGKHDKGGNRCVQIRNWFDYRNHICIVFEKLGSSLYDFLRKNNYRSFPIDLVREIGWQLLECVAFMHDLRMIHTDLKPENILLVSSDYVKIPEYKGSRLQRDVSYKRVPKSSAIKVIDFGSTTYERQEQSYIVSTRHYRAPEVILGLGWSYPCDVWSIGCIIVELCTGEALFQTHENLEHLAMMERVLGPLPQQMLKKVDRHAEKYVRRGRLDWPDGATSRDSLKAVLKLPRLQNLIMQHVDHSAGELINMVQGLLRFDPAERLTAREALRHPFFARRR; this is encoded by the exons GCTCAGGTAGGAATGTTTTGTGGACAAGAGATTGGGAATTTGTCAAGCTTTGGAGCTCCTTCGGAGATTAGTAGCTCTTCTCTTTCTGTTAAGACTGTTGCTCGTAATGATTCTCCCCCGTGGCGTGAAGATGACAAGGATGGACATTACATGTTTGAACTGGGAGATGACTTAACCCCACGCT ATAAAATATATAGCAAGATGGGAGAAG GTACCTTTGGTCAAGTGCTAGAATGTTGGGATAGGGAGAGGAAGGAAATGGTGGCAGTGAAAATTGTTCGTGGAGTGAAGAAATACCGTGAGGCGGCTATGATTGAAATTGAGATGCTTCAACAGCTTGGTAAACATGACAAAGGTGGCAATCG TTGTGTACAAATTCGGAACTGGTTTGACTATCGTAACCATATATGTATC GTATTTGAGAAGCTTGGATCAAGTTTATACGATTTTCTTCGGAAAAACAATTATCGCTCCTTTCCCATTGATCTTGTCCGTGAGATTGGCTGGCAACTCTTGGAATGTGTAGCAT TTATGCATGACTTGCGCATGATTCATACGGACCTGAAACCAGAAAACATCCTCTTAGTCTCCTCAGACTATGTGAAAATTCCCGAGTACAAG GGTTCCCGATTACAGAGGGATGTTTCCTATAAACGAGTACCTAAATCAAGTGCAATAAAGGTTATTGATTTTGGTAGCACAACTTATGAGCGACAGGAACAAAGCTACATTGTGTCAACTAGACATTACAGGGCACCAGAAGTCATTTTAG GACTTGGCTGGAGTTATCCTTGTGATGTTTGGAGCATTGGGTGTATCATAGTGGAGCTGTGCACG GGAGAAGCATTGTTCCAAACACATGAAAATCTTGAGCATCTAGCGATGATGGAGCGTGTTCTTGGTCCGTTGCCTCAACAAATGCTGAAGAAAGTGGA CCGACACGCAGAGAAATATGTGAGAAGAGGTCGTTTAGATTGGCCCGATGGGGCAACCTCAAGAGACAGCCTGAAAGCAGTATTGAAGCTTCCCAGGCTTCAG AATCTGATAATGCAACATGTGGACCATTCGGCGGGAGAGTTGATAAACATGGTGCAAGGGCTGCTTAGGTTTGATCCGGCGGAAAGACTAACCGCTCGTGAAGCACTGAGGCATCCTTTTTTCGCAAGGAGAAGATGA
- the LOC106309322 gene encoding serine/threonine-protein kinase AFC2 isoform X2 — protein MGEGTFGQVLECWDRERKEMVAVKIVRGVKKYREAAMIEIEMLQQLGKHDKGGNRCVQIRNWFDYRNHICIVFEKLGSSLYDFLRKNNYRSFPIDLVREIGWQLLECVAFMHDLRMIHTDLKPENILLVSSDYVKIPEYKGSRLQRDVSYKRVPKSSAIKVIDFGSTTYERQEQSYIVSTRHYRAPEVILGLGWSYPCDVWSIGCIIVELCTGEALFQTHENLEHLAMMERVLGPLPQQMLKKVDRHAEKYVRRGRLDWPDGATSRDSLKAVLKLPRLQNLIMQHVDHSAGELINMVQGLLRFDPAERLTAREALRHPFFARRR, from the exons ATGGGAGAAG GTACCTTTGGTCAAGTGCTAGAATGTTGGGATAGGGAGAGGAAGGAAATGGTGGCAGTGAAAATTGTTCGTGGAGTGAAGAAATACCGTGAGGCGGCTATGATTGAAATTGAGATGCTTCAACAGCTTGGTAAACATGACAAAGGTGGCAATCG TTGTGTACAAATTCGGAACTGGTTTGACTATCGTAACCATATATGTATC GTATTTGAGAAGCTTGGATCAAGTTTATACGATTTTCTTCGGAAAAACAATTATCGCTCCTTTCCCATTGATCTTGTCCGTGAGATTGGCTGGCAACTCTTGGAATGTGTAGCAT TTATGCATGACTTGCGCATGATTCATACGGACCTGAAACCAGAAAACATCCTCTTAGTCTCCTCAGACTATGTGAAAATTCCCGAGTACAAG GGTTCCCGATTACAGAGGGATGTTTCCTATAAACGAGTACCTAAATCAAGTGCAATAAAGGTTATTGATTTTGGTAGCACAACTTATGAGCGACAGGAACAAAGCTACATTGTGTCAACTAGACATTACAGGGCACCAGAAGTCATTTTAG GACTTGGCTGGAGTTATCCTTGTGATGTTTGGAGCATTGGGTGTATCATAGTGGAGCTGTGCACG GGAGAAGCATTGTTCCAAACACATGAAAATCTTGAGCATCTAGCGATGATGGAGCGTGTTCTTGGTCCGTTGCCTCAACAAATGCTGAAGAAAGTGGA CCGACACGCAGAGAAATATGTGAGAAGAGGTCGTTTAGATTGGCCCGATGGGGCAACCTCAAGAGACAGCCTGAAAGCAGTATTGAAGCTTCCCAGGCTTCAG AATCTGATAATGCAACATGTGGACCATTCGGCGGGAGAGTTGATAAACATGGTGCAAGGGCTGCTTAGGTTTGATCCGGCGGAAAGACTAACCGCTCGTGAAGCACTGAGGCATCCTTTTTTCGCAAGGAGAAGATGA